From a region of the Epinephelus fuscoguttatus linkage group LG21, E.fuscoguttatus.final_Chr_v1 genome:
- the psme2 gene encoding proteasome activator complex subunit 2 gives MSATSTLKISAANVGKVENFRNSLHREAENLFSNFIPMKIVQLDALLKDEVLSITDMSLLKAPLDIPIPDPPTPEDEEMETDKNDEDEKKKKKAPKCGFIKGNEKIMALLEKVKPEIFAMRETMITVSCWIQHLIPKIEDGNDFGVAIQEKILERITAVRTKVDTFQGNINKYISERGDAVGKASKETHVMDYRSLVHDKDEAIYSEIRVIILDIRGFYTELFDILTKNMEKVTNPKGEEKPSMY, from the exons ATGTCAGCGACATCAACCCTGAAAATAAGCGCGGCGAATGTGGGGAAG GTGGAAAACTTCCGCAATTCCCTGCATCGTGAG GCAGAGAATCTGTTCTCCAACTTCATCCCCATGAAGATTGTACAGCTGGATGCTCTGCTCAAG gatgAAGTCCTCAGTATCACAGACATGTCCTTACTCAAGGCACCTCTGGACATCCCCATTCCAGACCCTCCTACCCCAGAGGACGAG GAAATGGAGACGGATAAGAATGAtgaagatgaaaagaaaaagaagaaag CTCCAAAATGTGGCTTCATTAAGGGGAATGAGAAGATAATGGCGCTTCTAGAGAAGGTGAAACCAGAGATCTTTGCCATGAGAGAGACCATGATCACT GTCTCCTGCTGGATTCAGCACCTCATCCCCAAAATAGAAGATGGAAATGACTTTGGAGTTGCCATCCAG GAGAAAATCCTGGAGAGGATCACTGCAGTTAGGACCAAAGTTGACACTTTTCAGGGCAACATCAACAA ATACATATCAGAGAGGGGGGATGCTGTTGGAAAAGCCTCCAAAGAGACTCATGTG ATGGATTACCGCTCGCTGGTCCACGACAAGGACGAGGCCATCTACTCTGAGATCAGAGTGATCATTCTTGACATTCGCGGCTTCTAC ACTGAGCTTTTCGACATCCTCACCAAGAATATGGAAAAGGTGACCAACCCTAAAGGAGAGGAGAAACCTTCCATGTACTGA
- the lsm5 gene encoding U6 snRNA-associated Sm-like protein LSm5 yields the protein MNMAATPATNPSQLLPLELVDKCIGSRIHIVMKTDKEIVGTLLGFDDFVNMVLEDVTEFEITPEGRRITKLDQILLNGNNITMLIPGGEGPEV from the exons ATGAACATGGCGGCTACTCCGGCAACAAATCCGTCACAGTTGCTCCCACTGG aGCTTGTTGACAAATGTATTGGCTCCCGAATTCACATCGTCATGAAAACCGACAAAGAAATCGTCGGCACCCTGCTGGGTTTTGACGACTTTGTCA ATATGGTCCTGGAAGATGTCACAGAATT TGAAATCACACCAGAGGGACGAAGGATAACCAAACTAGACCAGATCCTCCTCAATGGCAATAACATCACCATG CTCATCCCTGGAGGAGAAGGCCCTGAAGTATGA